From Ostrinia nubilalis chromosome 9, ilOstNubi1.1, whole genome shotgun sequence, one genomic window encodes:
- the LOC135074770 gene encoding spermatogenesis-associated protein 20, with translation MIMPTGRAVLLLRRLSTGDNRFKSLNLNQSATKETLANPVCNHRDLGVPKRFTSLGQTLPTPQLKRSFSDNIIKMAAPSSDTNPVEKPKHTNRLVSEKSPYLLQHAHNPVQWYPWCQEAIDKAKAENKLIFLSVGYSTCHWCHVMEKESFENEDVAKVMNEHYVNIKVDREERPDIDRVYMLFVMATTGSGGWPMSVFLTPDLRPVTGGTYFPPEDRWGRPGFKSILLSLAKKWKESREQFVQASTSIMEALQKISLVDSENSSSLPGEATWDKCVRRYASIYEPDFGGFGTAPKFPQSSIFNFLFHYYARDKSHPEGKKCLEMCLHTLTKIAKGGIHDHVSSGFARYSVDNDWHVPHFEKMLYDQAQLTVAYTDAFLATKDEFYAEIVRDIIKYVNRDLRHESGGYYSAEDADSYPTFGAPHKKEGAFCVWEFQEIKSLLDGKNINSTPYLEVFCDYFSVEEDGNISPVSDPHGELKNKNVLIVYGSKEETAEKFGLSMDQFNQVITECIGILYDARQTRPRPHLDSKMLCSWNGLMLSGLAQAGQGLADKEYVEDAIKTAEFIKKHLYDPSTKTLLHSCYRADDGSIAQTEKPIKGFLDDYAFLIKGLLDLYEASLDLRWLNWARELQQTQNDLFWDAKNGGYFTCSTEDDTVVLRLKEDQDGAEPSGNSVACHNLQRLAAYADKSAAPEGGDHDREMAKKLLMTFAKRLEESPTALPEMMSALMFFNDSPTQVLIAGGCTDPRTLELVRVVRSRLLPGRVLAVADPAAETPAGMSDILLSRIRSVGDTPTAYVCRRYACSLPVTDVKQLENLLDEAPAPPAASK, from the exons atgattatGCCTACTGGCCGTGCTGTTTTGTTGCTGCGGCGTTTGTCGACGGGCGATAATAGATTTAAAAGCTTAAATCTCAATCAATCTGCGACGAAGGAGACCCTTGCGAACCCGGTTTGTAATCATCGTGATTTGGGAGTTCCAAAAAG ATTTACATCATTGGGTCAAACTCTTCCTACACCTCAACTCAAAAGAAGTTTCAGTGATAACATCATAAAAATGGCTGCACCCAGTTCCGATACAAATCCAGTTGAAAAACCAAAACATACAAATAGGCTGGTATCTGAGAAATCTCCTTATTTACTGCAACATGCTCACAACCCTGTGCAGTGGTACCCATGGTGCCAAGAAGCTATTGACAAAGCAAAAGCAGAGAATAAACTTATTTTTCTCTCTGTTGGCTATTCAACATGCCACTGGTGCCATGTTATGGAGAAAGAATCTTTCGAAAATGAAGATGTTGCTAAAGTAATGAACGAACACTATGTCAACATCAAAGTGGACCGTGAGGAACGCCCAGACATTGACCGTGTGTACATGTTGTTTGTAATGGCAACTACTGGCAGTGGAGGCTGGCCAATGTCAGTTTTCCTGACTCCAGATCTACGTCCTGTAACTGGAGGGACTTATTTCCCCCCAGAAGACAGATGGGGAAGACCAGGCTTCAAAAGCATCTTGCTATCTCTAGCCAAGAAGTGGAAAGAAAGTAGAGAGCAGTTTGTTCAAGCTAGCACTAGCATCATGGAAGCACTTCAGAAGATATCTCTTGTGGACTCCGAAAATTCCTCATCTTTGCCAGGAGAAGCTACATGGGACAAGTGTGTCCGTAGATATGCATCCATCTATGAACCTGATTTTGGTGGATTTGGTACTGCCCCTAAGTTCCCACAGTCTTCCATCTTTAATTTCTTGTTCCATTATTATGCCCGTGACAAATCCCATCCTGAGGGAAAGAAATGTCTTGAAATGTGCCTCCATACTCTAACAAAGATTGCTAAAGGAGGTATACATGATCATGTGTCCAGTGGGTTTGCTCGTTATTCAGTTGATAACGATTGGCATGTTCCCCATTTTGAGAAAATGCTGTATGACCAAGCTCAGCTTACTGTGGCTTATACTGATGCATTTCTGGCAACAAAGGATGAATTTTATGCAGAGATAGTTCGtgacataataaaatatgtcaatAGAGACTTGAGGCATGAATCTGGTGGATATTACAGTGCAGAAGATGCTGATTCATATCCAACTTTTGGTGCTCCCCACAAGAAAGAAGGAGCATTTTGTGTGTGGGAATTTCAggaaataaaatcacttttggATGGTAAAAATATTAACTCTACCCCATACTTAGAAGTTTTCTGTGATTACTTCAGTGTTGAAGAGGATGGAAATATCTCTCCGGTCAGTGATCCCCATGGTGAACTGAAGAACAAGAATGTGTTGATTGTCTATGGCAGTAAGGAAGAAACAGCTGAAAAGTTTGGATTGTCTATGGATCAATTTAATCAAGTGATAACTGAATGCATTGGTATTTTGTATGACGCTAGACAGACGAGACCTCGTCCGCACTTGGACAGCAAAATGCTGTGCTCTTGGAATGGCCTCATGTTGTCTGGATTGGCGCAAGCAGGCCAGGGCCTAGCTGATAAGGAGTATGTGGAGGATGCTATCAAAACAGCCGAGTTTATAAAGAAGCATCTGTATGATCCTTCTACTAAAACTTTACTACATTCTTGCTATAGGGCTGATGATGGCTCCATTGCTCAAAC TGAGAAACCCATAAAAGGTTTCCTAGATGACTATGCGTTCTTGATCAAAGGCCTGCTGGATTTGTATGAGGCGTCACTGGACCTGCGGTGGCTGAACTGGGCGCGCGAATTGCAGCAAACACAAAACGATCTGTTCTGGGACGCCAAAAACGGCGGCTATTTCACTTGCTCGACTGAGGATGATACTGTAGTTTTGCGGCTCAAAGAgg ATCAAGATGGCGCCGAGCCATCCGGGAACAGTGTGGCTTGCCACAACCTGCAGCGCCTGGCCGCTTACGCCGACAAGAGTGCGGCGCCTGAAGGCGGCGACCACGATCGGGAAATGGCCAAGAAACTGCTCATGACCTTCGCTAAGAGGCTGGAAGAATCACCCACCGCTTTGCCAGAGATGATGTCCGCGCTTATGTTCTTCAATGACTCGCCTACTCAG GTACTAATTGCTGGTGGCTGCACTGACCCGCGTACTTTAGAGCTGGTGCGCGTAGTGCGCTCGCGCCTCTTGCCAGGCCGAGTGCTGGCCGTCGCCGACCCCGCCGCCGAGACGCCCGCCGGTATGTCCGACATAC TGCTAAGCCGCATCCGCAGCGTGGGCGACACGCCGACGGCGTATGTATGCCGACGCTACGCCTGCTCGCTGCCCGTCACCGACGTCAAGCAATTGGAGAATCTGCTTGACGAGGCGCCCGCCCCTCCCGCGGCTTCAAAGTAG